From a region of the Lactuca sativa cultivar Salinas chromosome 4, Lsat_Salinas_v11, whole genome shotgun sequence genome:
- the LOC111902947 gene encoding protein CANDIDATE G-PROTEIN COUPLED RECEPTOR 7 — protein MKNLQKILSILFLLFFIFTAPSCADIKSVKISSDDRGLIDFHKFEFTNTGQLSVSISSVSVSSMPVTSNLSRPDLSRIGFFLVSDYALHYMIDEHSCYLDSKYISLLFTFQDISPPSQCSFNKSYAVTYPNSYTLTFANCNPLSHVTMDVKAEFYNTHNGTTKDYLPAGQTKLPSLYFKLSVIYLCSLAFWISICFKNYPSFHWIHLLMGVLLLMKGLNLLSAAKVQHSIKVTGTPLHGWNVLLYIFQFIRTVLFYTVIAATIDGCWFLKPIILINNSLMIVIPLQFFATIASKVACEVLLEESLLWDIGSLFADSICKTLFIVLIGFAVYWSSEADEAVKNYSAKFSLIRVFYFVFILCSCVDYVCGIVGSDWAMAKEIASLVLYMVMFSLFMPSEKSEYFVPPASEGLVGDVELGCGV, from the coding sequence ATGAAGAATTTACAGAAAATTCTCTCTATTCTTTTCCTCCTGTTCTTCATCTTCACTGCACCATCCTGTGCGGATATCAAATCTGTGAAGATCAGTTCAGATGACCGAGGTCTGATCGACTTCCACAAGTTCGAGTTCACAAACACCGGTCAACTCTCCGTTTCCATCTCCTCCGTCTCTGTCTCCTCTATGCCTGTCACCTCCAACTTATCACGACCTGATCTTTCACGTATTGGTTTCTTCCTTGTCTCCGACTATGCATTGCACTATATGATTGACGAACATTCGTGTTACCTGGATTCTAAATACATCTCACTCCTATTTACTTTCCAAGATATCTCGCCTCCTTCTCAGTGTTCTTTCAACAAATCGTACGCTGTGACATATCCAAATTCCTACACACTCACATTCGCCAACTGCAACCCCCTATCACACGTAACAATGGACGTCAAAGCAGAGTTCTACAACACCCATAATGGCACTACCAAAGACTACCTACCAGCCGGACAAACAAAGCTTCCGTCTCTTTACTTCAAGTTATCCGTCATTTACCTGTGTTCTCTAGCGTTTTGGATCTCGATATGCTTCAAGAACTATCCATCTTTTCATTGGATTCATTTACTCATGGGTGTGTTGCTTCTTATGAAGGGGCTTAACTTGTTATCTGCAGCCAAGGTCCAACATTCTATAAAGGTTACAGGCACTCCTCTTCATGGATGGAATGTCTTGCTTTACATATTTCAGTTTATCAGGACTGTGCTCTTTTACACTGTGATCGCGGCGACCATTGACGGATGTTGGTTCTTGAAGCCGATTATTCTAATTAACAACAGTTTGATGATTGTGATCCCACTTCAATTTTTTGCTACAATAGCTTCTAAAGTGGCATGTGAGGTTTTACTTGAAGAATCATTGCTGTGGGACATTGGATCGCTTTTTGCAGACAGCATTTGTAAAACACTTTTCATCGTGCTCATTGGATTTGCGGTTTACTGGAGTTCAGAGGCTGATGAGGCAGTTAAAAATTATTCTGCAAAGTTTTCTCTAATTCGGGTGTTCTATTTTGTGTTTATTTTATGCTCGTGTGTTGATTATGTATGTGGAATCGTGGGCAGTGATTGGGCAATGGCAAAGGAAATAGCCAGTCTTGTGTTGTACATGGTAATGTTTTCATTGTTCATGCCATCTGAGAAAAGTGAATATTTTGTTCCACCGGCATCAGAGGGGCTCGTgggggatgtggagcttggatgTGGTGTTTGA